A genomic window from Lotus japonicus ecotype B-129 chromosome 1, LjGifu_v1.2 includes:
- the LOC130724532 gene encoding uncharacterized protein LOC130724532: MAEEAHYAAPASESLKRKYDEPPTHRPTGFSSPHSTVSDIELAKQKAQEVAARLFSGAPPPPIDLKRPKPDNAAPPSSFDSIDLKAQYPVSTYQTSSKKIDIPSGRVGVIIGKGGETIKSLQLRSGAKIQVTRDMDADPNSPNRLVELMGSPEAIADAEKLINEVLAEAESGGSGMIGRRLTGQSGSADEFSMQIPNNKVGLIIGKGGETIKSMQAESGARIQVIPLHLPPGDPSTERTLKIDGSPEQIESAKQLVNQIINGENRPRNSGGYSQQGYQSRPPSSWAPPAPPMQQPGYGYMQPGAYSGQAPQYNMPQAQYPGYPPQQAGGYSTNWDQSTAPPNQPTAGGYDYYSQQPQQQQNPGGSAASADGSTYNYSQPPSSGYNHPGQGYGQDGYSAYNAPPQSGYGQPPTYDQQQGYGSAPSYGSSNPAQEGNTSSYGAQGDSSQAPSVQPSTAAAQGYATNQQPNSTSQQGYGAPPPTSQAAYGNQQQSGYGYGPPQPVKPSGTPPVYGQSQSPSTAGGYGQSAYPPAQPSPAGYAQPDQKAPASGYGVAAQPGYGPQSYGAPQGSYGQAPPSYGNSSYGAGYAQTPAYASDGTNGAPAQAAAAAQQGGVAKASPQS, from the exons ATGGCAGAGGAAGCGCACTATGCAGCACCGGCATCGGAATCCCTCAAACGGAAGTACGATGAGCCACCCACCCACCGCCCCACCGGCTTCTCCTCCCCTCATTCCACCGTCTCCGACATCGAGCTCGCCAAGCAGAAAGCTCAAGAAGTCGCTGCTCGTCTCTTCAGCGGTGCTCCTCCTCCCCCAATCGACCTCAAACGCCCTAAACCTGATAACGCtgctcctccttcctccttcgaTTCCATCG ATTTGAAGGCTCAATACCCTGTGTCTACTTATCAAACTTCGAGCAAGAAGATAGATATACCCAGTGGTAGAGTTGGTGTGATTATTGGTAAAGGTGGGGAAACCATCAAGTCTCTTCAGTTGCGGTCTGGTGCCAAAATCCAAGTTACCCGTGATATGGATGCTGACCCCAATTCCCCGAATAGGTTGGTTGAGCTTATGGGTAGTCCTGAGGCTATTGCCGATGCTGAGAAACTCATCAATGAAGTTCTTGCTGAG GCTGAGTCTGGGGGTTCTGGCATGATTGGTCGACGGCTGACTGGACAATCTGGGTCGGCTGATGAGTTTTCGATGCAAATCCCGAATAATAAG GTTGGCCTTATAATTGGCAAGGGAGGAGAAACTATAAAGAGTATGCAAGCTGAGTCTGGAGCACGAATTCAG GTGATACCTTTGCATCTTCCCCCAGGTGACCCATCAACAGAAAGAACATTAAAAATTGATGGTTCTCCTGAGCAAATTGAGTCAGCAAAGCAATTGGTTAATCAAATCATCAATGGCGAG AACCGTCCCAGAAATTCAGGTGGTTATTCTCAGCAGGGTTACCAATCCCGACCACCATCTAGCTGGGCTCCCCCTGCTCCTCCTATGCAGCAACCTGGTTATGGCTATATGCAGCCTGGAGCATACTCTGGTCAAGCACCCCAATACAACATGCCTCAGGCCCAATACCCTGGCTATCCTCCCCAGCAAGCTGGCGGATATTCCACCAATTGGGACCAGTCCACCGCTCCACCTAACCAGCCGACAGCTGGTGGCTATGATTACTACAGTCAACAGCCACAGCAGCAGCAAAATCCTGGGGGTTCTGCAGCTTCTGCTGATGGGTCCACATACAATTACAGTCAACCACCTTCCTCTGGTTATAACCATCCAGGACAAGGTTATGGTCAGGACGGCTATAGTGCTTATAATGCGCCACCACAATCGGGGTACGGTCAGCCGCCAACATATGACCAGCAGCAAGGTTATGGCTCTGCTCCCAGCTATGGTAGTAGTAACCCAGCACAAGAGGGCAACACTTCCAGCTATGGAGCGCAAGGAGATTCATCCCAAGCTCCATCTGTTCAACCCTCGACTGCTGCGGCGCAGGGTTACGCTACCAACCAACAACCAAACTCCACCAGTCAGCAAGGTTATGGAGCCCCACCCCCAACCTCCCAAGCAGCTTATGGCAATCAACAACAGTCTGGTTATGGTTATGGACCCCCTCAACCTGTGAAGCCAAGTGGCACTCCACCTGTTTATGGACAATCACAGTCGCCCAGCACAGCAGGAGGCTATGGTCAGTCAGCATATCCTCCTGCACAACCCTCACCTGCCGGGTATGCTCAACCAGACCAAAAAGCGCCCGCATCTGGTTATGGTGTTGCAGCGCAACCAGGGTATGGTCCTCAATCATATGGTGCTCCTCAGGGTAGTTATGGTCAGGCACCGCCATCATACGGCAACAGTTCTTATGGTGCTGGTTATGCTCAGACACCTGCTTATGCTAGTGATGGTACTAATGGAGCACCTGCACAGGCGGCGGCAGCAGCTCAACAGGGTGGTGTTGCTAAAGCTTCACCACAGAGTTGA
- the LOC130724550 gene encoding NADH dehydrogenase [ubiquinone] iron-sulfur protein 7, mitochondrial-like, with the protein MALLSRTASRFPHLVSPQRVVSLHTTLPSFSSPTPSPYAPPSPPSASSPTGVPKAVEYVISKVDDLMNWARTGSIWPMTFGLACCAVEMMHTGAARYDLDRFGIIFRPSPRQSDCMIVAGTLTNKMAPALRKVYDQMPEPRWVISMGSCANGGGYYHYSYSVVRGCDRIVPVDIYVPGCPPTAEALLYGLLQLQKKINRRKDFLHWWTQ; encoded by the exons ATGGCTCTTCTGAGTCGAACCGCCTCACGCTTCCCACACCTGGTGTCACCTCAGCGGGTGGTTTCCCTTCACACAACCCTCCCTTCCTTCTCCTCACCCACACCCTCACCCTATGCTCCGCCATCGCCTCCATCGGCTTCCTCCCCCACCGGCGTCCCCAAGGCGGTGGAGTACGTCATCTCCAAGGTCGACGATCTCATGAATTGGGCTCGCACCGGCTCCATCTGGCCCATGACCTTCGGCCTCGCCTGCTGCGCCGTCGAAATGATGCACACCGGTGCCGCCCGCTACGATCTCGATCGCTTCGGGATCATTTTCAGGCCTAGCCCTCGTCAGTCTGATTGCATGATCGTCGCTGGAACTCTCACCAACAAGATGGCCCCTGCTCTTCGCAA GGTTTATGACCAAATGCCTGAGCCTAGGTGGGTCATCTCAATGGGAAGCTGTGCTAACGGTGGAGGATACTACCACTACTCTTACTCTGTTGTAAGGGGATGTGACAGGATTGTTCCTGTTGATATATATGTTCCGGGCTGTCCTCCAACTGCTGAGGCTCTGCTGTATGGACTCCTtcagctgcaaaagaagatcaATAGGCGCAAGGACTTCCTCCATTGGTGGACACAGTGA
- the LOC130749212 gene encoding NADH dehydrogenase [ubiquinone] iron-sulfur protein 7, mitochondrial-like, translating into MALLSRTSSRFPQLVSPQRVVSLHTTLPSLSTPTPTPYAPPPPPSASSPTGVPKAVEYVISKVDSLMNWARTGSIWPMTFGLACCAVEMMHTGAARYDLDRFGIIFRPSPRQSDCMIVAGTLTNKMAPALRKFTAKVMGLSSMALVEIFTVKYFGLLGWVKSCVLNGDLWL; encoded by the exons ATGGCTCTTCTGAGTCGAACCTCCTCACGCTTCCCACAACTGGTGTCACCTCAACGGGTGGTTTCCCTTCACACAACCCTCCCTTCCCTCTCTACACCCACACCTACACCCTATGCTCCGCCACCACCCCCTTCGGCTTCCTCCCCCACCGGCGTCCCCAAGGCGGTGGAGTACGTGATCTCCAAGGTTGACAGTCTCATGAACTGGGCTCGCACTGGCTCCATCTGGCCCATGACCTTCGGCCTCGCCTGCTGCGCCGTTGAAATGATGCACACCGGTGCCGCCCGCTACGATCTTGATCGCTTTGGCATCATTTTCAGGCCTAGCCCTCGCCAGTCTGACTGCATGATCGTCGCCGGCACTCTCACCAACAAGATGGCCCCGGCTCTTCGCAA ATTTACCGCAAAG GTTATGGGTTTAAGCTCTATGGCACTTGTTGAGATTTTTACTGTTAAGTATTTTGGTTTGCTTGGCTGGGTGAAGTCTTGTGTTTTAAATGGGGACCTATGGTTGTGA
- the LOC130724591 gene encoding protein NDL2-like isoform X3: MADSLSVHIYDHLPSKEHLIRTRYGSVSVAVYGDQDKPALITYPDLALNYVSCFQGLLFCPEIGSLLLHNFCIYQISPPGHQLGAGAIDPDDPLLSADDLADQLAEVLNFFGLSAVMCMGVTAGAYILTLFAMKYRERVLGLILVSPLCKAPSWTEWLYNKVLSNLLYFYGMCGVVKEILLKRYFSKEVRGSGNLPELDIVQACRRSLDERQSLNVWRFLEAINGRSDISEGLRKLQCRSLIFVGDMSPFHSEALHMNSKLDRRFSALVEVQACGSMVTEEQPHAMLVPMEYFLMGYDKDRGKQEGEFS, translated from the exons ATGGCGGACTCACTGTCGGTCCACATCTATGATCATCTTCCGTCCAAG GAACATCTTATCAGAACTCGTTATGGTTCTGTTTCTGTTGCTGTGTATGGAGACCAGGACAAACCAGCTCTTATTACTTACCCTGATTTGGCTTTAAATT ATGTGTCCTGCTTTCAGGGGCTATTGTTTTGTCCGGAAATTGGTTCATTGCTGCTCCACAATTTCTGCATATATCAAATTAGTCCACCTGGGCATCAG TTAGGAGCCGGTGCAATTGATCCAGATGATCcacttctctctgctgatgacTTAGCTGATCAATTAGCTGAAGTACTCAACTTTTTTGG TCTTAGTGCAGTCATGTGTATGGGAGTAACGGCTGGAGCTTACATTCTTACCTTATTTGCT ATGAAGTATAGAGAACGTGTTCTTGGTTTGATACTTGTTTCTCCTCTTTGTAAAGCACCATCTTGGACTGAATGGTTGTACAACAAG GTCTTGTCGAATTTACTCTACTTTTATGGCATGTGTGGGGTGGtaaaagaaatattgctaaagCGATACTTTAGTAAG GAAGTTCGAGGCAGTGGTAATTTGCCAGAGTTGGATATAGTTCAAGCATGCCGAAGG TCCTTAGATGAGAGGCAGAGTTTGAATGTGTGGCGGTTCCTTGAAGCTATTAATGG GAGATCTGACATAAGTGAAGGATTGAGAAAATTGCAGTGTCGCTCACTAATTTTTGTTGGGGACATGTCTCCTTTTCACTCTGAGGCTCTCCACATGAATTCTAAGTTAGATAGACGATTTAGTGCCTTGGTCGAG GTTCAAGCTTGTGGGTCGATGGTAACAGAGGAGCAACCCCATGCGATGCTAGTACCAATGGAGTACTTTCTCATGGGATATG ATAAGGATAGAGGAAAACAAGAGGGAGAGTTTAGTTGA
- the LOC130724591 gene encoding protein NDL2-like isoform X2 — protein MADSLSVHIYDHLPSKEHLIRTRYGSVSVAVYGDQDKPALITYPDLALNYVSCFQGLLFCPEIGSLLLHNFCIYQISPPGHQLGAGAIDPDDPLLSADDLADQLAEVLNFFGLSAVMCMGVTAGAYILTLFAMKYRERVLGLILVSPLCKAPSWTEWLYNKVLSNLLYFYGMCGVVKEILLKRYFSKEVRGSGNLPELDIVQACRRSLDERQSLNVWRFLEAINGRSDISEGLRKLQCRSLIFVGDMSPFHSEALHMNSKLDRRFSALVEVQACGSMVTEEQPHAMLVPMEYFLMGYGLYRPSKLSVSPRSPLSPSCISPELYSPENKDRGKQEGEFS, from the exons ATGGCGGACTCACTGTCGGTCCACATCTATGATCATCTTCCGTCCAAG GAACATCTTATCAGAACTCGTTATGGTTCTGTTTCTGTTGCTGTGTATGGAGACCAGGACAAACCAGCTCTTATTACTTACCCTGATTTGGCTTTAAATT ATGTGTCCTGCTTTCAGGGGCTATTGTTTTGTCCGGAAATTGGTTCATTGCTGCTCCACAATTTCTGCATATATCAAATTAGTCCACCTGGGCATCAG TTAGGAGCCGGTGCAATTGATCCAGATGATCcacttctctctgctgatgacTTAGCTGATCAATTAGCTGAAGTACTCAACTTTTTTGG TCTTAGTGCAGTCATGTGTATGGGAGTAACGGCTGGAGCTTACATTCTTACCTTATTTGCT ATGAAGTATAGAGAACGTGTTCTTGGTTTGATACTTGTTTCTCCTCTTTGTAAAGCACCATCTTGGACTGAATGGTTGTACAACAAG GTCTTGTCGAATTTACTCTACTTTTATGGCATGTGTGGGGTGGtaaaagaaatattgctaaagCGATACTTTAGTAAG GAAGTTCGAGGCAGTGGTAATTTGCCAGAGTTGGATATAGTTCAAGCATGCCGAAGG TCCTTAGATGAGAGGCAGAGTTTGAATGTGTGGCGGTTCCTTGAAGCTATTAATGG GAGATCTGACATAAGTGAAGGATTGAGAAAATTGCAGTGTCGCTCACTAATTTTTGTTGGGGACATGTCTCCTTTTCACTCTGAGGCTCTCCACATGAATTCTAAGTTAGATAGACGATTTAGTGCCTTGGTCGAG GTTCAAGCTTGTGGGTCGATGGTAACAGAGGAGCAACCCCATGCGATGCTAGTACCAATGGAGTACTTTCTCATGGGATATGGTTTGTATAGACCATCCAAACTAAGTGTTAGCCCAAGAAGTCCCTTGAGTCCATCTTGCATTTCTCCTGAGCTTTATTCACCAGAGA ATAAGGATAGAGGAAAACAAGAGGGAGAGTTTAGTTGA
- the LOC130724591 gene encoding protein NDL1-like isoform X1, with product MADSLSVHIYDHLPSKEHLIRTRYGSVSVAVYGDQDKPALITYPDLALNYVSCFQGLLFCPEIGSLLLHNFCIYQISPPGHQLGAGAIDPDDPLLSADDLADQLAEVLNFFGLSAVMCMGVTAGAYILTLFAMKYRERVLGLILVSPLCKAPSWTEWLYNKVLSNLLYFYGMCGVVKEILLKRYFSKEVRGSGNLPELDIVQACRRSLDERQSLNVWRFLEAINGRSDISEGLRKLQCRSLIFVGDMSPFHSEALHMNSKLDRRFSALVEVQACGSMVTEEQPHAMLVPMEYFLMGYGLYRPSKLSVSPRSPLSPSCISPELYSPESMGLKLKPIKTRISAEI from the exons ATGGCGGACTCACTGTCGGTCCACATCTATGATCATCTTCCGTCCAAG GAACATCTTATCAGAACTCGTTATGGTTCTGTTTCTGTTGCTGTGTATGGAGACCAGGACAAACCAGCTCTTATTACTTACCCTGATTTGGCTTTAAATT ATGTGTCCTGCTTTCAGGGGCTATTGTTTTGTCCGGAAATTGGTTCATTGCTGCTCCACAATTTCTGCATATATCAAATTAGTCCACCTGGGCATCAG TTAGGAGCCGGTGCAATTGATCCAGATGATCcacttctctctgctgatgacTTAGCTGATCAATTAGCTGAAGTACTCAACTTTTTTGG TCTTAGTGCAGTCATGTGTATGGGAGTAACGGCTGGAGCTTACATTCTTACCTTATTTGCT ATGAAGTATAGAGAACGTGTTCTTGGTTTGATACTTGTTTCTCCTCTTTGTAAAGCACCATCTTGGACTGAATGGTTGTACAACAAG GTCTTGTCGAATTTACTCTACTTTTATGGCATGTGTGGGGTGGtaaaagaaatattgctaaagCGATACTTTAGTAAG GAAGTTCGAGGCAGTGGTAATTTGCCAGAGTTGGATATAGTTCAAGCATGCCGAAGG TCCTTAGATGAGAGGCAGAGTTTGAATGTGTGGCGGTTCCTTGAAGCTATTAATGG GAGATCTGACATAAGTGAAGGATTGAGAAAATTGCAGTGTCGCTCACTAATTTTTGTTGGGGACATGTCTCCTTTTCACTCTGAGGCTCTCCACATGAATTCTAAGTTAGATAGACGATTTAGTGCCTTGGTCGAG GTTCAAGCTTGTGGGTCGATGGTAACAGAGGAGCAACCCCATGCGATGCTAGTACCAATGGAGTACTTTCTCATGGGATATGGTTTGTATAGACCATCCAAACTAAGTGTTAGCCCAAGAAGTCCCTTGAGTCCATCTTGCATTTCTCCTGAGCTTTATTCACCAGAGAGTATGGGTTTGAAATTGAAACCAATTAAAACACGAATTTCTGCGGAAATTTAG